The proteins below come from a single Eubacterium limosum genomic window:
- a CDS encoding TIGR00266 family protein, whose amino-acid sequence MKYEIIGDTLPVVELELDRGEQIYTESGGMSWMDPCFDMETSTRGGALKAIKRSFSGNSLFLTTYTCTGDKGKIAFASSFPGNIRAVHLEAGQSIICAKTAFLAAEESVDFSIFFKKSVKTGVFGGAGFILQKLTGPGLVFLELNGSTIEYNLEEGQTINVDQGHIAVFQEKVHFDVTQVKGAKNILFSGEGLFFATLTGPGRVVLQSMPVDKLAKALIPYMPTSTSS is encoded by the coding sequence ATGAAATATGAAATTATTGGCGATACCCTGCCGGTTGTAGAGCTTGAGCTGGACCGGGGTGAGCAGATTTATACAGAGTCCGGCGGCATGTCCTGGATGGACCCCTGTTTTGATATGGAAACCAGCACCAGAGGCGGTGCGCTGAAAGCCATTAAGAGGAGCTTCAGCGGCAATTCGCTATTCCTGACCACCTACACCTGTACGGGCGACAAGGGAAAGATCGCCTTTGCGTCGTCCTTCCCGGGCAACATCCGGGCAGTGCATCTGGAGGCGGGACAGTCCATCATCTGTGCCAAAACAGCTTTTTTGGCGGCTGAGGAATCTGTAGATTTCTCAATTTTCTTTAAGAAGAGTGTCAAGACCGGCGTTTTTGGCGGCGCAGGCTTTATCCTCCAGAAGCTCACAGGGCCTGGGCTGGTGTTCCTTGAGCTCAATGGCAGCACCATTGAGTACAACCTTGAGGAAGGGCAGACCATCAATGTGGATCAGGGACACATCGCTGTGTTCCAGGAAAAGGTGCACTTTGACGTCACCCAGGTAAAAGGCGCTAAAAACATCCTGTTCAGCGGCGAGGGCCTGTTCTTTGCCACACTGACCGGCCCGGGGCGGGTTGTGCTTCAGAGCATGCCAGTGGACAAGCTGGCCAAAGCCCTGATCCCCTATATGCCGACCAGCACCAGCAGCTGA
- a CDS encoding D-alanine--D-alanine ligase, with translation MKRAELVISACLAGEACRYDGRDNLVPELRALVEEGKAVTICPECLGGLEIPRKPCEIRVVKGERKVYNVKNEDLTNAFKKGAEKALSLARNAGARLAVLKAKSPSCGCGCVYDGSFHKRLVPGNGITAELFLQNGLTVMTEQEWLTQKFKEESIMEKKINLGIVFGGQSGEHEVSRASACNVIEVIDKEKYDITLIGITKNGDWKVYTGDYKNIKDGSWEQDTDKIHADFSIFHDPIIQDVDVFFPVLHGPMGEDGTIQGLFELMNKPYVGCGVLASAAGMDKVASKMLFESAGIPVGPYVYFKRRDWEKDPDRIIDDIAGRGFPVFIKPSNMGSSVGISKAHNREEFIDGVNEALRYDHKIVVEGFLNAREIECAVLEENGEIKAAIPGEVVASKEFYDYEAKYSDNQDSKIVIPAQISDALLEKIREYAIKAFEVIDGSSLSRVDFFVTRATYNIYINEINTMPGFTNISMYPKMWENMGVSYAELVEKLIQGAAVKRVNN, from the coding sequence ATGAAAAGGGCGGAGCTCGTCATCAGCGCTTGCCTGGCCGGGGAGGCCTGCCGTTACGACGGCCGGGACAACCTGGTGCCCGAGCTCAGGGCGCTGGTGGAGGAAGGAAAGGCAGTGACCATTTGTCCGGAATGCCTGGGCGGACTGGAAATTCCCCGAAAACCCTGTGAAATTAGGGTAGTCAAAGGGGAAAGGAAAGTGTATAATGTAAAAAATGAAGATTTAACGAACGCCTTTAAAAAAGGGGCGGAAAAAGCGTTATCCCTTGCCAGGAATGCGGGCGCGCGGCTGGCGGTGCTCAAGGCAAAGAGCCCCTCCTGCGGGTGCGGCTGTGTCTATGACGGCAGTTTCCATAAACGGCTGGTGCCTGGAAATGGCATAACAGCGGAGCTGTTCCTGCAAAACGGCCTGACGGTCATGACAGAGCAGGAGTGGCTGACGCAAAAATTTAAGGAGGAATCCATTATGGAGAAAAAGATTAATTTAGGCATTGTATTCGGTGGACAGTCTGGCGAACATGAGGTGTCACGCGCCTCGGCCTGCAATGTCATTGAAGTGATTGACAAAGAAAAATACGATATTACCCTGATCGGCATCACCAAAAACGGTGACTGGAAGGTCTACACCGGGGACTATAAAAACATTAAGGACGGCTCCTGGGAGCAGGATACGGACAAAATCCACGCGGATTTTTCCATTTTCCACGATCCCATTATCCAGGATGTGGATGTGTTCTTCCCCGTGCTTCACGGACCAATGGGCGAGGACGGCACCATCCAGGGCCTCTTTGAGCTGATGAACAAGCCTTATGTGGGCTGCGGTGTGCTGGCTTCCGCTGCTGGCATGGACAAGGTGGCCTCCAAAATGCTTTTTGAGAGCGCTGGCATCCCAGTGGGCCCATATGTTTACTTCAAACGCAGAGACTGGGAAAAGGATCCGGACCGCATCATCGATGACATCGCAGGCCGGGGCTTCCCGGTATTTATCAAGCCCTCCAACATGGGCTCCAGCGTCGGCATCAGCAAGGCGCATAATAGGGAAGAATTCATCGACGGCGTCAACGAAGCGCTCCGTTACGATCATAAAATCGTGGTTGAAGGCTTCCTGAACGCACGGGAAATTGAATGTGCGGTTCTGGAAGAAAACGGTGAGATCAAAGCAGCGATTCCTGGCGAAGTGGTCGCCTCCAAGGAATTTTACGATTATGAAGCAAAATACAGCGACAACCAGGACTCCAAAATCGTGATCCCTGCACAGATCAGCGACGCTTTGCTCGAGAAAATCCGCGAATACGCCATCAAGGCCTTTGAGGTGATTGACGGCAGCAGCCTCAGCCGTGTAGATTTCTTTGTGACCCGCGCGACCTACAACATTTATATCAATGAAATCAACACCATGCCAGGCTTTACCAATATCAGCATGTACCCGAAAATGTGGGAGAACATGGGCGTTTCTTACGCTGAGCTGGTTGAAAAGCTGATCCAGGGCGCTGCGGTTAAGCGTGTCAACAACTAA
- a CDS encoding DUF1934 domain-containing protein, with product MTDDERKKVWLSITGIVSDQHRSEDKMEFSTEGDMYKEKNISCLTYKESEVSGMEGTTTTVKVEGGKISVIRLGSVNSLMEFEEGKRNVTLYSTPYGDIAMGIFTKGVNIAYNDRKDPVNVKVDYAIEVEGMTNTENTLDIRISNYKN from the coding sequence GTGACAGATGATGAAAGAAAAAAAGTATGGCTTTCGATTACTGGAATCGTGAGCGATCAGCACCGTAGTGAGGATAAGATGGAGTTTTCAACCGAAGGCGATATGTATAAGGAAAAAAACATCTCTTGTCTGACCTATAAAGAATCTGAGGTCTCCGGCATGGAGGGCACCACCACCACTGTGAAGGTGGAGGGCGGTAAGATTTCCGTGATCCGCCTGGGCTCAGTAAACTCACTCATGGAATTTGAAGAGGGCAAGCGCAATGTGACGCTCTATTCCACCCCCTATGGTGACATTGCCATGGGCATCTTTACCAAGGGTGTGAACATTGCCTACAACGACCGGAAGGACCCGGTCAATGTCAAGGTCGATTATGCCATCGAGGTTGAGGGAATGACCAATACAGAAAATACGCTGGACATTCGGATCAGTAATTATAAAAACTAA